The proteins below come from a single Excalfactoria chinensis isolate bCotChi1 chromosome 7, bCotChi1.hap2, whole genome shotgun sequence genomic window:
- the COPS8 gene encoding COP9 signalosome complex subunit 8, protein MPVAVMAEGGFGFRKLLEQCETQELEAPGGIATPLVYGQLLALYLLHNDMNNARYLWKRIPPAIKSANAELGAVWSVGQRIWQRDFPGIYTTISAHQWSETVQPIMEALRDATRRRAFGLVSQAYTSIVADDFAAFVGLPVEEAVKGVLEQGWQADFSTRMVMPKKPGALEASFNRFIPSSEPAPVPPIPNEQQLARLTDYVAFLEN, encoded by the exons ATGCCGGTGGCGGTGATGGCGGAGGGCGGTTTCGGCTTCAggaagctgctggagcagtgcGAGACTCAGGAGCTGGAG GCTCCTGGAGGAATTGCAACACCCCTTGTTTATGGCCAACTCCTAGCTTTATACCTGTTGCATAATGACAT GAACAATGCACGGTACCTTTGGAAAAGAATCCCTCCTGCTATCAAATCT GCAAATGCTGAGCTTGGTGCAGTTTGGTCAGTAGGACAAAGAATCTGGCAAAGAGACTTCCCAGGAATCTATACAACGATCAGTGCACATCAGTGGTCTGAGACTGTTCAACCAATCATGGAAGCACTGAGAG aTGCAACTCGGAGGCGAGCTTTTGGACTGGTTTCTCAGGCGTATACCTCAATAGTTGCAGATGATTTTGCAGCCTTCGTTGGGCTTCCTGTAGAAGAAGCTGTGAAAG GTGTATTAGAACAGGGCTGGCAAGCAGACTTTTCCACCCGTATGGTAATGCCTAAGAAGCCAG GTGCACTGGAAGCTTCCTTTAACAGATTTATTCCTTCATCAG aacCCGCTCCAGTTCCACCAATTCCAAATGAACAGCAGTTGGCCAGACTGACCGACTATGTGGCTTTCCTTGAGAATTGA